One Elephas maximus indicus isolate mEleMax1 chromosome X, mEleMax1 primary haplotype, whole genome shotgun sequence DNA segment encodes these proteins:
- the PLXNA3 gene encoding plexin-A3 isoform X3, with amino-acid sequence MPPVCLLLLLLAMERAWGSRPFRAFTVTDTTLTHLAVHRVTGEVFVGAVNRVFKLAPNLTELRVHITGPVEDNARCYPPPSMRVCTHRLAPVDNVNKLLLIDYAARRLVACGSIWQGICQFLRLDDLFKLGEPHRRKEHYLSGAQEPDSMAAVIVEQGQGPSKLFVGTAVDGKSEYFPTLSSRKLLGNEDSADMFSLVYQDEFVSSQIKIPSDTLSLYPAFDIYYIYGFVSSSFVYFLTLQLDTQQTLLDAAGEKFFTSKIVRMCAGDSEFYSYIEFPIGCSWRGVEYRLVQSAHLAKPGLLLARALGVPADEDVLFTVFSQGQKNRASPPRQTVLCLFTLGNINAHIRRRIQSCYRGEGTLALPWLLNKELPCINTVSPSLPHPSWATSPTRAWRGFFLAVFLFPVLHGMALPCHPDSPPHPPGRTHPHTTGPVHDRPNPLLPALPPPSPSLTPDFPWGSGKAVRPGWGQWAHGGLWAPSQLVCDSRRLSSRILSLSPQPMQINGNFCGLVLNQPLGGLHVIEGLPLLADSTEGMASVAAYTYHQHSVVFIGTRSGSLKKVRVDGSQDAYLYETVPVVDGSPIFRDLLFSPDHQYIYLLSEKQVSQLPVETCEQYSSCAACLGSGDPHCGWCVLRHRCCREGACPGASALHGFAEELSKCVQVHVRPNNVSVTSPGLQLTVAMHNVPDLSAGVSCAFEEVTESEALLLPSGELRCPSPSLQELQALTRGHGATRTIRLQLLSKESGVRFAGADLVFYNCSVLQSCMSCVGSPYPCHWCKYRHVCTCHPHECSFQEGRVHSPEVRQGAGAGTVGWPWALLPLVLVASVSPNPWLGGSQSAWLVGDWHPPQGCPEILPGGDLLIPVGVMQPLTLRAKNLPQPQSGQKNYECVVRVQGRQQRVPAVRFNSSSVQCQNASYSYEGEEHGDTEFDFSVVWDGDFPIDKPPSFRALLYKCWAQRPSCGLCLKADPRFNCGWCISEHKCQLRAHCPAPQTNWMHPSQKSSRCSHPRITQVHPLMGPKEGGTWVTIVGENLGLTSRELGLRVAGVRCNAIPTEYISAERIVCEMEESLVPSPPPGPVELCVGDCSADFQTQSDQLYTFVTPTFHRVSPGRGPAAGGTRLTIVGSSLDAGSRVTVTVRDGECQFVRRDAESIVCISPVSTLGPSQALITLVIDRANISSPGVVYTYTQDPTVTRLEPTWSIINGSTAITVSGTHLLTVQEPRVRAKYRGIETTNTCQVINDTAMLCKAPGIFLGRPQPQAQGEHPDEFGFLLDHVQTARFLNRSAFTYYPDPSFEPLGPSGVLDVKPGSHVVLKGKNLIPAATGSSRLNYTVLIGGQPCALTVSDTQLLCDSPSQTGRQPVMVLVGGLEFWLGTLHVTAERALTLPAVVGMAVGGGLLLLAIAAVLVAYKRKTQDADRTLKRLQLQMDNLESRVALECKEAFAELQTDINELTNHMDGVQIPFLDYRTYAVRVLFPGIEAHPVLKELDTPPNVEKALRLFGQLLHSRAFVLTFIHTLEAQSSFSMRDRGTVASLTMVALQSRLDYATGLLKQLLADLIEKNLESKNHPKLLLRRTESVAEKMLTNWFTFLLHKFLKECAGEPLFLLYCAIKQQMEKGPIDAITGEARYSLSEDKLIRQQIDYKTLTLHCVCPESEGSAQVPVKVLNCDSITQTKDKLLDTVYKGVPYSQRPKAEDMDLEWRQGRMARIILQDEDVTTKIECDWKRVNSLAHYQVTDGSLVALVPKQVSAYNMASSFTFTRSLSRYESLLRTASSPDSLRSRAPMITPDQETGTKLWHLVKNHDHLDQREGDRGSKMVSEIYLTRLLATKGTLQKFVDDLFETVFSTAHRGSALPLAIKYMFDFLDEQADRRQISDPDVRHTWKSNCLPLRFWVNVIKNPQFVFDIHKSSITDACLSVVAQTFMDSCSTSEHRLGKDSPSNKLLYAKDIPSYKSWVERYYRDIAKMASISDQDMDAYLVEQSRLHASDFNVLSALSELYFYVTKYRQEILSAMDRDASCRKHKLRQKLEQIISLVSNSS; translated from the exons ATGCCCCCTGTCTGCCTCCTGCTGTTGCTCCTCGCCATGGAGAGGGCCTGGGGCAGCAGGCCTTTCCGCGCCTTCACGGTGACTGACACCACGCTCACACATCTGGCCGTGCATCGGGTGACTGGAGAGGTGTTTGTGGGCGCAGTGAACCGTGtcttcaagttggcccccaacctGACAGAGCTGCGTGTTCACATCACGGGCCCTGTCGAGGACAATGCCCGCTGCTACCCGCCCCCCAGCATGCGGGTGTGCACCCACCGCCTGGCTCCCGTGGATAATGTCAACAAGCTTCTGCTCATAGACTACGCGGCCCGGCGCCTTGTAGCTTGTGGCAGCATCTGGCAGGGCATCTGCCAGTTCCTACGGCTGGACGACCTGTTCAAGCTGGGCGAACCACACCGCCGCAAGGAGCACTACCTGTCAGGGGCCCAGGAGCCTGACTCCATGGCTGCTGTCATCGTGGAGCAGGGCCAGGGGCCCAGCAAGCTGTTCGTGGGCACCGCTGTCGATGGCAAGTCCGAGTACTTTCCCACCCTGAGTTCCCGCAAGCTCCTGGGCAACGAGGACAGTGCTGACATGTTCAGTCTG GTGTACCAGGACGAGTTTGTCTCCTCCCAGATCAAGATTCCCTCCGACACACTGTCCTTGTACCCTGCCTTCGACATCTACTACATCTATGGCTTTGTGAGCAGCTCCTTTGTGTACTTCCTGACCCTGCAGCTGGACACCCAGCAGACCCTCCTGGATGCCGCTGGCGAGAAGTTCTTCACCTCCAAGATTGTGCGCATGTGCGCTGGGGACTCGGAGTTCTACTCGTACATCGAGTTCCCCATCGGCTGCTCCTGGCGCGGCGTGGAGTACCGCCTGGTGCAGAGCGCCCACCTGGCCAAGCCAGGCCTGCTGCTGGCGCGGGCACTGGGCGTGCCAGCCGACGAGGATGTCCTCTTCACCGTCTTCTCCCAGGGCCAGAAAAACCGGGCCAGTCCGCCCCGGCAGACCGTTCTCTGCCTCTTCACCCTCGGCAATATCAATGCACACATCCGCCGCCGCATCCAGTCCTGCTATCGGGGGGAGGGCACGCTGGCCCTGCCCTGGCTCCTGAACAAGGAGTTGCCCTGCATCAACACCGTGAGCCCCAGCCTGCCCCATCCCAGCTGGGCCACCTCCCCCACTCGGGCCTGGCGAGGCTTTTTTCTTGCAGTCTTTCTTTTCCCAGTGCTCCATGGCATGGCTCTCCCCTGCCACCCTGactcccctccccatcccccagGGAGAACTCATCCCCACACCACAGGTCCAGTCCATGATCGTCCCAACCCCCTCCTGCCTGCTCTCCCTCCTCCATCTCCCTCTTTAACCCCTGATTTCCCATGGGGCTCAGGGAAGGCAGTCAGGCCTGGCTGGGGACAGTGGGCACATGGGGGCTTATGGGCCCCAAGCCAGCTGGTGTGTGATTCCCGTCGCCTGAGCTCACGCATACTCTCTTTGTCCCCCCAGCCCATGCAGATCAATGGAAACTTTTGTGGGCTAGTGTTGAACCAGCCGTTGGGTGGCCTACATGTGATCGAGGGGCTGCCCCTGCTGGCTGACAGCACTGAGGGCATGGCCAGCGTGGCCGCCTACACCTACCACCAGCACTCAGTGGTCTTCATCGGCACGCGCAGTGGTAGTCTGAAGAAG GTGCGGGTTGATGGCTCCCAGGATGCCTATCTGTACGAGACGGTCCCTGTTGTCGATGGCAGCCCCATCTTCCGCGATCTGCTCTTCAGCCCCGACCACCAGTACATCTATCTCCTGAGTGAGAAGCAG GTAAGCCAGCTCCCGGTGGAGACCTGTGAGCAGTACTCAAGCTGTGCAGCTTGCCTGGGCTCCGGGGACCCGCACTGTGGCTGGTGCGTGCTGCGGCACAG ATGCTGCCGTGAAGGCGCCTGCCCGGGTGCCTCTGCCCTGCATGGCTTTGCTGAAGAGTTGAGCAAGTGTGTCCAGGTGCATGTTCGGCCCAACAATGTATCGGTGACGTCGCCGGGGTTGCAG CTGACTGTAGCCATGCACAACGTGCCAGACCTCAGCGCGGGCGTCAGCTGTGCCTTCGAGGAAGTGACCGAGAGTGAGGCTCTCCTGCTGCCCTCTGGCGAGCTGCGCTGCCCCTCGCCCTCCCTCCAAGAGCTCCAGGCGCTCACCAGGGGGCACG GTGCCACCCGCACCATACGGCTGCAGCTGCTCTCCAAGGAGAGTGGCGTGCGCTTTGCTGGGGCCGACCTTGTCTTCTACAACTGCAGCGTCCTCCAGTC GTGCATGTCCTGCGTCGGCAGCCCTTACCCCTGCCACTGGTGTAAGTACCGCCACGTGTGCACCTGCCACCCCCACGAGTGCTCCTTCCAGGAGGGCAGGGTCCACAGCCCTGAGGTGAGGCAGGGTGCGGGGGCGGGCACTGTGGGCTGGCCATGGGCTTTGCTGCCTTTGGTCCTGGTGGCCTCTGTGAGCCCCAATCCCTGGCTGGGTGGCAGCCAAAGTGCCTGGCTTGTGGGTGACTGGCATCCCCCGCAGGGCTGCCCCGAAATCCTGCCCGGCGGGGACCTCCTGATCCCAGTCGGCGTTATGCAACCTCTTACCCTGCGGGCCAAGAACCTGCCGCAGCCGCAGTCGGGCCAGAAGAACTATGAGTGTGTGGTCCGCGTGCAGGGCCGGCAGCAGCGCGTGCCGGCCGTGCGCTTCAACAGCAGCAGCGTGCAGTGTCAGAACGCATCG TACTCCTATGAAGGTGAGGAGCATGGTGACACGGAGTTCGACTTCTCTGTGGTCTGGGATGGGGATTTCCCCATTGACAAGCCTCCTAGCTTCCGAG CCCTCCTGTACAAGTGCTGGGCACAACGCCCCAGCTGTGGCCTCTGCCTCAAGGCTGACCCCCGCTTCAACTGTGGCTGGTGCATCTCGGAGCACAAGTGCCAGCTGCGTGCCCACTGCCCAGCCCCCCAAACCAACTGGATGCACCCAAGCCAGAAGAGCTCTCGCTGCAGCCACCCACGCATCACACAG GTCCACCCGCTCATGGGTCCCAAGGAGGGCGGCACCTGGGTCACCATAGTGGGTGAGAACCTGGGTCTCACCTCGAGGGAGCTGGGCCTTCGCGTGGCTGGTGTGCGCTGCAATGCCATCCCTACTGAGTATATCAGCGCTGAGAG GATCGTGTGTGAGATGGAGGAGTCACTAGTACCCAGCCCACCACCAGGGCCTGTGGAGCTGTGTGTTGGCGACTGCTCGGCTGACTTCCAGACGCAATCTGACCAGCTCTACACCTTCGTG ACGCCGACCTTCCACCGTGTGAGCCCGGGCCGGGGCCCGGCGGCGGGAGGCACACGGCTCACCATCGTGGGCAGCTCTCTGGATGCTGGCAGCAGGGTCACGGTGACCGTGAGAGATGGCGAATGCCAGTTCGTGAG GAGAGACGCCGAGTCTATCGTCTGCATCTCGCCAGTCTCCACCCTGGGCCCCAGCCAGGCTCTCATCACGCTAGTCATTGACCGGGCCAACATCTCCAGTCCCGGTGTCGTCTACACCTACACCCAGGACCCCACTGTCACACGTCTTGAGCCCACCTGGAGCATTATCAA TGGCAGCACTGCCATCACTGTGAGTGGGACCCACCTACTGACGGTCCAGGAGCCCCGAGTCCGGGCTAAGTACCGTGGTATTGAGACCACGAAC ACATGCCAGGTGATCAATGACACGGCCATGCTGTGTAAGGCCCCTGGGATCTTCCTGGGGCGGCCCCAGCCCCAGGCACAAGGGGAGCACCCTGATGAGTTCGGCTTCCTGCTGGACCACGTGCAGACGGCACGCTTCCTCAACCGCTCTGCCTTCACCTACTACCCCGATCCCAGCTTCGAGCCACTGGGGCCTTCTGGTGTTCTGGATGTCAAACCTGGCTCCCATGTGGTGCTGAAG GGCAAGAACCTGATCCCCGCAGCCACAGGCAGCTCCCGCCTCAACTACACGGTGCTGATTGGGGGCCAGCCATGCGCGCTGACTGTCTCGGACACACAGCTCCTGTGCGACTCGCCCAGCCAGACGGGCCGGCAGCCTGTCATG GTGCTGGTGGGCGGCCTGGAGTTCTGGCTGGGCACGCTGCACGTCACGGCCGAGCGGGCGCTAACCCTACCGGCCGTGGTGGGGATGGCCGTGGGGGGCGGGCTCTTGCTGCTAGCCATCGCCGCTGTGCTGGTGGCCTATAAGCGCAAGACACAGGACGCAGACCGCACACTCAAGCGGCTGCAACTGCAGATGGACAACCTGGAGTCCCGGGTGGCCCTGGAGTGCAAGGAAG CCTTCGCCGAGCTGCAGACGGACATCAACGAGCTGACGAACCACATGGACGGGGTGCAGATCCCCTTCCTGGACTACCGTACCTACGCCGTGCGCGTGCTCTTCCCGGGCATCGAGGCCCACCCAGTGCTCAAGGAGCTGGAC ACACCCCCCAATGTCGAGAAGGCTCTGCGCCTCTTCGGACAGCTGCTGCACAGCCGGGCGTTCGTGCTCACCTTCATCCACACCCTGGAGGCCCAGAGCAGCTTCTCCATGCGCGACCGAGGCACCGTGGCCTCGCTGACCATGGTGGCCCTGCAAAGCCGGCTTGACTATGCCACCGGGCTGCTCAAGCAACTGCTAGCGGACCTCATTGAGAAAAACCTCGAGAGCAAGAACCACCCAAAGCTGCTGCTGCGCAG GACAGAGTCCGTGGCGGAGAAGATGCTCACCAACTGGTTCACGTTCTTGCTGCACAAGTTTCTGAAG GAGTGTGCAGGGGAGCCCCTCTTCCTGCTCTACTGCGCCATCAAGCAGCAGATGGAGAAGGGCCCCATCGATGCCATCACCGGCGAGGCTCGCTACTCGCTGAGCGAAGACAAGCTCATCCGGCAGCAGATCGACTACAAGACACTG ACCCTGCACTGTGTGTGTCCGGAGAGCGAGGGCAGTGCCCAGGTTCCTGTGAAGGTTCTCAACTGTGACAGCATCACCCAGACCAAAGACAAGCTGCTGGATACTGTGTACAAGGGTGTCCCCTATTCCCAGCGCCCCAAAGCCGAGGACATGGACCTGG AATGGCGCCAGGGCCGCATGGCCCGTATCATCCTCCAGGATGAGGACGTCACCACCAAGATCGAATGTGACTGGAAGAGGGTCAACTCACTGGCCCACTACCAG GTGACAGATGGTTCCTTGGTGGCACTGGTGCCCAAACAAGTGTCTGCCTATAACATGGCTAGCTCCTTCACATTCACTCGCTCCCTCAGCCGCTACG AGAGCTTGCTGCGCACGGCCAGCAGCCCTGACAGCCTGCGCTCGCGGGCACCCATGATCACGCCTGACCAGGAGACAGGTACCAAGCTTTGGCACCTGGTGAAGAACCATGACCACCTGGACCAGCGCGAGGGTGACCGTGGTAGCAAAATGGTCTCGGAGATATACCTGACACGACTGCTAGCCACCAAG GGCACCCTGCAGAAGTTTGTAGATGACCTCTTCGAGACTGTGTTCAGCACAGCCCACCGCGGCTCAGCTCTGCCACTGGCCATCAAGTACATGTTTGACTTCTTGGATGAGCAGGCAGACCGACGGCAGATCAGTGACCCTGATGTGCGGCACACCTGGAAGAGCAACTG CCTGCCTCTGCGTTTCTGGGTGAACGTCATCAAGAACCCTCAGTTCGTGTTCGACATTCACAAGAGCAGTATCACGGACGCCTGCCTCTCGGTGGTGGCCCAGACCTTCATGGACTCCTGCTCCACGTCTGAGCACCGGCTGGGCAAGGACTCGCCCTCCAACAAGCTGCTCTATGCCAAGGACATCCCCAGCTACAAGAGCTGGGTGGAGAG GTACTACCGGGACATTGCCAAGATGGCATCCATCAGTGACCAGGACATGGACGCCTACCTGGTGGAGCAGTCCCGCCTGCATGCCAGTGACTTCAATGTCCTGAGTGCACTCAGCGAGCTCTACTTCTATGTCACCAAGTATCGCCAGGAG attCTGAGTGCCATGGACCGAGACGCCTCTTGTCGAAAGCACAAGTTGCGCCAGAAGCTGGAACAGATCATCAGCCTTGTGTCCAACAGCAGCTGA